From a region of the Candidatus Eisenbacteria bacterium genome:
- the ribF gene encoding riboflavin biosynthesis protein RibF, with protein sequence MLAAAARGEWMAARARGPGGVGSGARASLAGSGLGGGGRAPAGPGRSMTTPVRPVALTIGVFDGLHRGHQAVIAATVEAARRRAGAAWVATFDPHPDTVVRGSAPRPWITPPDERADLLHQMGIDRVEIARFDREIQALTPEGFLDRVLGPGAPLAALVLGADFRMGRDRVGDRAYLESLGRSRGFEVLEVPLVKGDGAKLSSTALRQEVVAGRVESASEIMGRPYALEGRIGSGAGRGTGLGYPTANLEIHPAKLLPAPGIYISYNDLGGGERQPGITYIGSASTFGPGPTRVEVHLLDFSGSLRGRHLKTMLISQLRADEVFSSPADLVKAMEKDLQRARAFWAASKPAGRESRA encoded by the coding sequence GTTCTGGCGCTCGCGCGTCCCTGGCGGGATCAGGTCTCGGGGGCGGCGGTCGCGCTCCAGCGGGTCCTGGTCGGAGCATGACGACGCCCGTTCGCCCGGTCGCGCTCACGATCGGCGTTTTCGACGGCCTCCACCGGGGCCACCAAGCGGTCATCGCCGCGACGGTCGAGGCCGCGCGGCGTCGGGCCGGGGCGGCGTGGGTCGCGACGTTCGATCCGCACCCCGACACCGTGGTCCGAGGCTCGGCGCCGCGCCCGTGGATCACGCCCCCCGACGAGAGGGCGGACCTCCTCCACCAGATGGGGATCGACCGCGTCGAGATCGCGCGCTTCGATCGGGAGATCCAGGCGCTCACGCCGGAGGGCTTCCTGGATCGCGTGCTCGGCCCCGGCGCTCCGCTCGCGGCGCTGGTCCTGGGCGCGGATTTCCGGATGGGCCGGGATCGGGTGGGAGACCGCGCCTATCTCGAGTCGCTCGGACGGTCGCGCGGCTTCGAGGTGCTGGAAGTGCCGCTCGTGAAGGGTGACGGAGCGAAGCTCTCCAGCACCGCTCTAAGGCAAGAGGTCGTCGCGGGCCGCGTGGAGAGCGCGTCCGAGATCATGGGGCGTCCGTATGCCTTGGAGGGTCGCATCGGCTCAGGCGCCGGCCGGGGCACCGGGCTGGGATACCCGACCGCGAATCTGGAGATACACCCGGCGAAGCTCCTGCCTGCCCCGGGCATTTATATTTCTTACAACGATTTGGGGGGCGGGGAGAGGCAGCCCGGAATCACGTACATAGGGAGCGCATCTACCTTTGGGCCGGGACCTACGCGCGTGGAGGTCCATCTGCTCGACTTCTCGGGCAGCCTTCGGGGCCGACATCTGAAAACAATGCTGATCTCGCAGCTTCGCGCCGATGAAGTATTTAGCTCGCCGGCGGACCTGGTCAAGGCGATGGAGAAGGACCTCCAGCGGGCGCGAGCGTTCTGGGCCGCCTCGAAACCGGCCGGTCGAGAGTCCCGCGCTTAG
- the rpsO gene encoding 30S ribosomal protein S15 — protein sequence MPLTPERKREVIGQFKIHDTDSGSAEVQIALLTERIKYLTEHFKVHKRDHHSRRGLLRMVGQRRRLLDYLKLTRVERYRMVVKELGLRK from the coding sequence GTGCCGTTGACGCCTGAGAGGAAGCGCGAAGTGATCGGCCAGTTCAAGATCCATGATACCGATTCCGGATCGGCCGAGGTTCAGATCGCGCTCCTCACGGAGAGGATCAAGTACCTGACGGAGCACTTCAAAGTGCACAAGCGCGACCATCACAGCCGTCGCGGCTTGCTCCGGATGGTGGGTCAACGTAGAAGGCTGCTCGATTACTTGAAATTGACGAGAGTCGAGCGCTACCGGATGGTGGTCAAGGAGCTCGGCCTCCGCAAGTAG